The Aureispira anguillae genome contains a region encoding:
- a CDS encoding Kazal-type serine protease inhibitor domain-containing protein has translation MNYRICLSFLFLFTVLFATIGCQKENNCIERPNPNCICTQEYNPVIGCNGKTYGNPCLAECVGVSYTYPMDCGTVAPNCIERPNPDCLCTMEYDPVCGCNGKTYSNACMAGCAGITSWTAGACN, from the coding sequence ATGAATTACCGAATTTGTTTATCGTTTTTATTTTTATTTACTGTTCTTTTTGCGACGATTGGTTGTCAGAAAGAAAATAATTGTATAGAACGTCCTAATCCGAATTGCATTTGCACACAGGAATATAACCCCGTTATTGGCTGTAATGGAAAAACGTATGGCAATCCTTGTCTTGCTGAATGCGTTGGCGTTTCTTATACGTATCCAATGGATTGTGGAACAGTAGCCCCAAACTGTATAGAACGCCCCAATCCAGATTGTCTTTGCACTATGGAGTATGATCCTGTTTGTGGTTGCAATGGGAAAACCTATAGTAATGCTTGTATGGCTGGTTGTGCTGGAATAACGAGTTGGACGGCGGGAGCCTGTAACTAA
- a CDS encoding RNA polymerase sigma factor: MNKGINLLIKKVQKRDRLAIEELYARFEQKWFCLCLRYAHNRSEAEDIFQEGVARIFQYLDKFDIEKGSFQSWSNRIVINAALNYLKKNQWQQSFIDLELTEGNIDWSDNILGDITTKELISVIQQLPSGYRVVFNMREIEGYSHKEIAEALNISVGTSKSQLSKAKKVLQQKIQILFFK; the protein is encoded by the coding sequence ATGAATAAAGGAATTAACCTATTAATCAAAAAGGTTCAGAAGAGAGATAGATTAGCTATAGAGGAGTTATACGCTAGGTTTGAACAAAAGTGGTTTTGCCTTTGTTTGAGGTATGCTCATAATAGATCTGAAGCTGAAGATATTTTTCAGGAAGGAGTTGCTCGTATATTCCAGTATTTAGACAAGTTTGATATAGAGAAGGGATCTTTCCAAAGTTGGTCAAATCGAATTGTTATAAATGCAGCTTTAAATTATTTGAAGAAGAATCAATGGCAGCAGTCTTTTATAGACTTAGAATTAACAGAGGGAAATATAGATTGGTCGGATAATATCCTAGGTGATATTACAACAAAGGAATTAATTAGTGTAATACAGCAATTACCGTCAGGATATAGGGTTGTTTTTAACATGAGAGAGATAGAAGGATATTCGCATAAAGAAATCGCTGAGGCACTTAATATTTCAGTGGGGACATCTAAATCTCAATTGTCTAAGGCAAAGAAGGTCTTGCAACAAAAAATACAAATACTTTTTTTTAAATAA
- a CDS encoding DUF5685 family protein → MFGLMRPQNCCTTENKNLNYLYHRKHYCGTCKAIGKGFDQKSRLMLNFDTVFLSELLSHLNQENLNHWDSNLQTVNTCFSMPSNSVPFSLEYAANVSVLLGALKIDDHIKDQHRFRWHLAKQFYHKSFQKATNQFKNWGIDTIYIYNCISKQVEREKSSLIFDDLEITLTHYAEPTAAITAYLFEEGGQRLKNPTPLYDLGYEFGKLMYILDAFEDYEQDIFKQQFNPLAIYWNNKTHLSYEQLETVRSILLKLEARIQAKIKALPLTIDIQTIYQNRLTSNLALRLYKERTIPKTTTERIRLRWAYAKEFANQLSCQSPSWFRQLNYYVLVFAVFANPQTTTYLPQEGKLEIAGWGLLVTSLLASIGIIGVVRKNRKEKRQQKRKEKRLKRLAKKLKKLFWSKHGCCSECCSGCCESCCDGCCENCCETICESESPLFWILVIGAVVLTVALIFLILFLAGVI, encoded by the coding sequence ATGTTTGGATTAATGCGCCCTCAAAATTGCTGCACAACAGAAAATAAGAACCTTAATTATTTATATCATCGAAAACATTACTGTGGCACCTGCAAAGCAATTGGAAAAGGTTTTGACCAAAAAAGTCGGTTAATGCTAAATTTTGATACTGTATTTCTATCCGAATTATTATCCCATCTCAATCAAGAAAACCTAAACCATTGGGATTCCAACCTACAAACAGTCAATACCTGTTTTTCAATGCCAAGCAATTCTGTTCCATTTTCCCTAGAATATGCCGCCAATGTTTCTGTTTTATTAGGAGCATTAAAAATTGATGACCATATAAAAGATCAACATCGCTTTCGTTGGCACTTAGCAAAGCAATTCTATCATAAATCGTTTCAAAAAGCAACGAATCAATTTAAAAATTGGGGAATTGATACTATATATATATACAACTGCATATCGAAACAAGTAGAGCGAGAGAAATCATCTTTAATCTTTGATGATTTAGAAATAACTTTAACGCATTATGCAGAACCAACCGCAGCAATTACTGCATATCTATTTGAAGAAGGAGGACAACGCTTAAAAAATCCTACCCCTCTATACGATCTAGGTTATGAATTTGGCAAACTAATGTACATACTAGATGCTTTTGAAGATTATGAACAAGATATTTTCAAACAACAATTTAATCCTCTTGCTATCTATTGGAACAATAAAACTCATTTAAGTTATGAGCAACTTGAAACGGTTCGTTCTATTTTGCTAAAATTAGAAGCAAGAATTCAGGCAAAAATTAAAGCATTGCCTTTGACAATAGACATTCAAACCATTTATCAAAACCGTTTAACTTCCAATCTAGCACTAAGGCTCTATAAAGAACGTACGATTCCTAAAACGACAACGGAGCGAATTAGATTGCGTTGGGCATATGCAAAAGAATTTGCTAATCAACTTAGCTGCCAATCTCCGTCTTGGTTCCGTCAGTTAAATTACTACGTTCTTGTCTTCGCTGTTTTTGCTAATCCACAAACAACAACTTATCTGCCACAAGAAGGCAAGTTAGAAATAGCTGGTTGGGGGCTCTTGGTTACAAGTCTATTGGCAAGTATTGGGATTATTGGCGTAGTTCGAAAAAATCGAAAAGAAAAACGACAACAAAAACGCAAAGAAAAACGACTCAAACGATTGGCAAAAAAATTAAAGAAGCTCTTTTGGAGTAAACATGGTTGTTGCTCAGAATGCTGCTCAGGTTGTTGTGAGAGTTGTTGTGATGGCTGCTGTGAGAATTGTTGCGAAACGATTTGTGAAAGTGAGAGTCCACTATTCTGGATTTTGGTTATTGGAGCAGTTGTTTTAACCGTTGCTTTGATATTTTTAATTCTTTTCTTGGCTGGTGTTATTTAA
- a CDS encoding mevalonate kinase family protein, with amino-acid sequence MLKTNYPSKILLLGEYTIIQKSAALAIPYFHYQSYWSDNLSIPDNFHPTIEAAFSQQSLQKILVDLKQLEVPVLNLDRLENDLKNGLWLSTNSPMGYGLGSSGAVCAAIYDRYAQTKTSDLQLLKQELALLEHSFHGKSSGIDPLIAYTHRPLWVQPDQSIHTVQLAPKSKGAIFLIDTEQPRISTPLINFFVEQCQQKNFIQNFVSPMKQAINKAITALVDAQFDELINEIGLISQLQFDFLPPMIPKPLHSIWQRGLNSKEFYLKICGAGGGGFMLGFAKDWESIAKHFKAFKVLHLL; translated from the coding sequence ATGTTAAAAACTAATTACCCATCCAAAATTTTATTGCTTGGAGAATATACCATTATCCAAAAATCCGCAGCATTAGCTATTCCTTATTTTCATTATCAAAGTTATTGGAGTGACAATTTATCGATTCCCGATAATTTTCATCCTACAATAGAAGCCGCCTTTTCTCAACAAAGTCTGCAAAAAATTTTAGTAGATTTAAAACAGTTAGAAGTTCCTGTTCTCAATTTGGATCGCTTAGAAAATGATTTAAAAAATGGGCTTTGGCTTTCTACCAACTCTCCTATGGGATATGGGCTAGGAAGTTCTGGGGCTGTTTGTGCTGCTATTTACGATCGTTATGCCCAAACTAAAACAAGTGATTTACAACTTTTAAAACAAGAACTTGCTTTATTAGAACATTCTTTTCATGGAAAAAGCTCAGGAATAGACCCCCTGATTGCTTATACCCACCGTCCGCTTTGGGTACAGCCCGACCAATCTATCCACACGGTTCAATTGGCACCTAAATCTAAAGGAGCTATATTCTTGATCGATACGGAACAGCCTCGTATTTCAACTCCTTTAATCAATTTTTTCGTTGAGCAATGCCAGCAGAAGAATTTCATCCAAAACTTTGTATCTCCTATGAAGCAAGCAATCAACAAAGCCATCACTGCTTTAGTAGATGCCCAATTTGATGAACTGATAAATGAAATTGGTCTAATTTCTCAATTGCAATTTGATTTTTTGCCTCCAATGATCCCCAAACCACTTCATTCTATCTGGCAAAGAGGATTGAATTCTAAAGAATTTTATTTAAAAATCTGTGGTGCAGGAGGAGGAGGTTTTATGTTAGGCTTTGCTAAGGACTGGGAATCTATAGCGAAGCACTTTAAAGCGTTTAAAGTATTACATTTGTTGTAA
- a CDS encoding ABC transporter permease: protein MNKLWLIIMREYLSRVKKKTFILTTIFTPIGFVIFWIALIFIMSSGAEKKKVALLDPSNTLQLEEKGKLRDGLIMYGYPKKKLEDLKETFEEDGYRGILYIPEQQLDSMTKTFNVDYYANEEMGITTQEAVKKSLSQHTRKIKMAQLGLSEVKLKQLKTSINLEPKSLEEDAKDVSSSRAYVATALGGIMMFLIYLVIFIYGNMVMRSVMEEKTNRIVEVLISSVKPFQLMLGKIVGVGAVGLTQFAIWAVTFPLMYLGVGLLFAGKLQELQQMATTSTAAGGGEVDKIMMIMQDLYSFDYGYIIMIFLLFFLGGYVLYASLFAAVGAAMGDDWGEGQSLMLIITIPVIIAFYIGIAVVENPTSSMAVWASMFPLFSPIVMPARIVFDPPLIQIVASIVILLLTCIFFVWLSGRIYRVGILMYGKKTTLKDFLQWMFRKD, encoded by the coding sequence ATGAATAAGCTTTGGTTAATCATAATGCGGGAGTATTTGTCAAGAGTAAAGAAGAAAACTTTTATACTTACGACCATATTCACTCCAATTGGATTTGTTATTTTTTGGATTGCACTGATTTTTATCATGTCCTCTGGCGCAGAAAAGAAAAAAGTAGCCTTGTTAGATCCTTCTAATACTTTACAATTAGAAGAAAAGGGCAAGTTGAGGGATGGTTTAATTATGTATGGCTATCCAAAGAAAAAACTGGAAGACCTCAAAGAAACATTTGAAGAGGATGGGTATCGTGGGATTTTGTATATCCCCGAACAACAGTTGGACAGTATGACAAAGACCTTTAATGTGGACTATTATGCCAATGAAGAAATGGGAATTACCACCCAAGAAGCAGTAAAGAAGTCACTTAGCCAACATACTCGAAAGATCAAAATGGCGCAATTGGGATTGAGTGAGGTCAAATTAAAACAGCTAAAAACAAGTATTAATCTAGAACCGAAGAGTTTAGAAGAAGATGCTAAAGACGTTTCAAGCTCTAGGGCTTATGTGGCAACTGCTTTGGGGGGGATTATGATGTTCTTGATTTACTTAGTTATTTTTATTTATGGTAATATGGTGATGCGCTCTGTAATGGAAGAAAAAACCAATCGTATTGTTGAGGTTTTGATCTCTTCTGTTAAACCATTTCAGTTGATGCTTGGCAAAATTGTTGGTGTTGGAGCCGTAGGTTTGACACAATTTGCGATTTGGGCAGTTACTTTTCCATTGATGTATTTAGGCGTAGGCTTGCTATTTGCAGGAAAGTTGCAAGAATTACAACAAATGGCGACAACTTCTACAGCCGCAGGGGGAGGCGAAGTGGATAAAATAATGATGATCATGCAAGACCTATACAGTTTTGATTATGGTTATATTATTATGATTTTTCTCCTTTTCTTTTTGGGAGGCTACGTTTTGTATGCTTCTTTGTTTGCTGCTGTTGGGGCTGCCATGGGAGATGATTGGGGAGAAGGGCAATCTCTAATGCTAATTATAACGATCCCTGTGATTATTGCATTTTATATTGGAATTGCAGTGGTAGAAAACCCCACCAGTTCTATGGCGGTTTGGGCTTCTATGTTTCCATTATTCTCACCGATTGTAATGCCAGCACGGATTGTTTTTGACCCACCACTCATACAGATTGTTGCATCGATTGTAATTTTACTCCTAACTTGTATCTTTTTTGTATGGCTATCAGGGCGTATTTATAGGGTTGGAATTTTAATGTATGGTAAGAAGACGACGCTAAAGGACTTTCTTCAGTGGATGTTCAGAAAAGACTAA
- a CDS encoding ABC transporter ATP-binding protein: MNVLELQEVRKTYQEHVACNNVSFNIPEGKIFGLLGPNGAGKTSLIRIITTITKADSGSILFRGEPLNSSHPSQIGYMPEERGLYKKMKVGEQITYLARLKGFSRKEAKKQLDYWLEKFDIEDWRHKKIEELSKGMQQKIQFITTVIHQPKLLILDEPFSGLDPVNTNLIRDEIDELHQKGTTILFSTHRMEQVEQICENIVLINKGSNVLSGKVEDVKNQFKEHLFQVDFKGALPENIGEHVTIVASEEQQIVVKLRDVDHANNFLRYLLAHGTLVTAFNEILPTLNEIFIKIVGGSSDE, translated from the coding sequence GTGAACGTTTTAGAACTTCAAGAAGTACGAAAGACGTATCAGGAACATGTAGCGTGCAATAATGTTTCTTTTAATATTCCCGAAGGCAAAATCTTTGGGTTATTAGGACCCAATGGAGCAGGCAAAACGTCTTTGATTCGTATTATCACAACTATAACCAAAGCCGATTCTGGCTCAATATTATTTAGAGGGGAACCTTTAAATAGTTCACATCCTTCTCAAATTGGCTATATGCCTGAAGAGCGAGGCTTGTACAAAAAAATGAAGGTAGGAGAGCAAATTACTTATTTAGCTCGGCTCAAAGGCTTTTCAAGAAAGGAAGCTAAAAAACAATTGGATTATTGGCTCGAAAAGTTTGATATTGAAGATTGGCGGCATAAAAAGATAGAAGAGCTATCTAAAGGGATGCAGCAAAAGATTCAGTTTATCACTACCGTGATTCACCAACCTAAATTATTGATTTTGGATGAGCCCTTTTCGGGGTTAGATCCTGTTAATACCAATTTAATTCGGGATGAAATTGATGAGTTACACCAAAAAGGCACAACAATCTTGTTTTCTACGCATCGTATGGAGCAAGTTGAACAAATCTGTGAAAACATTGTGCTGATCAATAAAGGAAGCAATGTGTTGAGTGGCAAAGTTGAAGATGTTAAAAACCAATTTAAGGAACATTTGTTTCAAGTTGATTTTAAAGGAGCATTACCTGAAAATATAGGAGAACATGTGACGATTGTTGCTAGCGAAGAACAGCAAATAGTAGTAAAATTAAGAGATGTTGATCATGCTAATAATTTTTTGCGCTATTTATTGGCACATGGGACGCTCGTGACTGCTTTTAATGAAATTTTACCCACTCTAAACGAAATCTTTATCAAAATAGTAGGAGGATCATCAGATGAATAA
- a CDS encoding protein phosphatase 2C domain-containing protein produces MKLYTTIQLGQFHPIFCEDFLFYQQIHPQWLIAAVFDGCSSGKDSHFAASLMGKCLKMICKRLPYQNLLQVDFNLERISSDKLGKFILKQLFQSIQKQQNDLHLDQLELLATTLLLVVNIHKQEAWVNASGDGLIATQDSILTLDQNDRPNYLAYYLQKNVEEWMDQETSSYQFATVSDISIATDGIFSFAKNTKEAVNGINPIDYLLINRDFSNQANMLDRKCNLLGTEYQLFPNDDVSIIRLIFD; encoded by the coding sequence ATGAAGTTATATACAACGATCCAACTTGGTCAATTCCATCCTATTTTTTGCGAAGATTTCTTATTTTATCAACAAATTCACCCTCAATGGCTAATTGCAGCTGTTTTTGATGGATGTTCCTCTGGAAAAGACAGTCACTTTGCCGCTAGTCTAATGGGAAAGTGCTTAAAAATGATCTGCAAAAGGCTCCCCTATCAAAACTTGTTACAGGTAGATTTTAATCTGGAACGAATAAGTAGTGATAAACTTGGAAAATTTATTCTAAAACAATTATTTCAAAGTATACAAAAACAGCAAAATGATTTGCACCTAGATCAACTAGAATTATTAGCAACTACTCTATTACTGGTTGTTAATATCCACAAACAAGAGGCTTGGGTCAATGCCAGTGGAGATGGTTTGATTGCAACACAAGATAGCATTCTAACCTTAGATCAAAATGATCGTCCTAACTATTTAGCCTATTATTTGCAAAAGAATGTAGAGGAATGGATGGATCAAGAAACCTCCAGTTACCAATTCGCAACCGTTTCTGATATATCTATAGCCACAGATGGAATTTTTAGTTTTGCGAAAAATACAAAAGAAGCGGTAAATGGTATCAACCCAATAGATTATCTTTTGATTAATAGAGATTTTAGCAATCAAGCCAATATGTTAGATCGAAAATGCAACCTATTGGGGACAGAATATCAGTTATTTCCCAATGACGATGTTAGTATTATTCGCTTAATTTTTGACTAA